GGGAAGAGGACTGATATTTAGAGGTCTGCAATCTCAGAGGCAAAAGAAGCAAAAGGGCTTCTAAACCTTGTGTTTCACAAATACTTGTAGCTAGATTAATAAATGAAGTGGCCAACCCTAGTGTACAGTGAACCAAATGAACCTCCAGGACTTAAAGATATGATGTTTCTGTGGCATCAGCTCAGCTGTAGGTACATAATGGCATATTATCTGTATTAAATTAAACCTACTTTTTCCAAATGCAGTATGAATTTTGTTAATTCCCATTCATGTGCATGTTTTCTTGGGTCAAGGTGATTGATTCTAATGCCAAATCTACCACACTTCTCCCAATCTGTGACCTCTCTTCTTTTGCAACCTCTTCAAGGCATCTTTGACCtccttgttcctcaggctgtaAATCAGGGGATTCATCATGGGAATTACCACAGTGTACAAGACTGATGCGAATCTGTCAAAAGTGGAGGAACCACCAGTGATGGaactcaaataaacaaacatactTGATGTATAGAAGAGGGAAACAGTAGTCAGGTGAGAAGCACAGGTATTGAAAGCCTTGGACCTCCCTTTGGCTGAAGTGATCTTCATGATGGAGATGCCAATATAACCATAGGATATCAGGATAATTAGAACATTTGTTATGCCAAATATTGAAAATACAGCAAGCATGACTTGTATGAAGAAAGTGTCAGTGCAGGACAAGATTAACAATTCGGGCATATCACAGAGGAAGTGGTTGATAACATTAGGTCCACAGAAGTGGAGCTGAAGCAAAGCACATAGTTGAGATAAAGAAGCAGTGAGCCCAGCCATGTAGGCTCCCAGTGCCATCCGACCACAGAGGCTGGGAGACATGATGGATGA
This genomic stretch from Choloepus didactylus isolate mChoDid1 chromosome 6, mChoDid1.pri, whole genome shotgun sequence harbors:
- the LOC119536633 gene encoding olfactory receptor 5AN1-like, which produces MIGGGNITEVTYFILLGFSDFPRILPVLFLIFLVIYITGLTWNLSLIFLIRMDSLLHTPMYFFLSKLSFTDICYVTSTVPKMLSNFFQKQQTITFVGCIAQYFIFSTTGLSDSCILTAMAYDRYAAICKPLLYSSIMSPSLCGRMALGAYMAGLTASLSQLCALLQLHFCGPNVINHFLCDMPELLILSCTDTFFIQVMLAVFSIFGITNVLIILISYGYIGISIMKITSAKGRSKAFNTCASHLTTVSLFYTSSMFVYLSSITGGSSTFDRFASVLYTVVIPMMNPLIYSLRNKEVKDALKRLQKKRGHRLGEVW